The following coding sequences lie in one Peptostreptococcaceae bacterium genomic window:
- a CDS encoding purine-nucleoside phosphorylase, which translates to MENLFEKVKESKMHIEGKTGSKPKIGVILGSGLGGFGESIKEPFEIEYTDIPHFPVSTVKGHDGKLIFGRVGNTDILAMKGRFHFYEGYSMKEVVYPIYIMKALGVEALIVTNACGGINRGFKPGTLMIIEDFINMFKDNPLIGKNDERFGTRFPDMSEPYDRGLITLAEGMAEKLGIEYEKGVYAGVTGPYYETAAEIRMLDAMGADAVGMSTVPETIMANYLGMKVLGISCVTNMATGIRKEKHSHEGVVETANAASERLSAWVDAVIPEML; encoded by the coding sequence ATGGAGAATTTATTTGAGAAAGTTAAAGAATCTAAAATGCATATAGAAGGCAAAACCGGCAGCAAACCCAAGATTGGAGTAATACTGGGTTCAGGGCTCGGCGGCTTTGGAGAATCGATCAAGGAGCCGTTTGAGATTGAATACACAGATATTCCACATTTTCCGGTTTCGACCGTAAAGGGGCACGATGGAAAATTGATTTTTGGCAGGGTCGGAAATACAGACATTCTTGCCATGAAGGGAAGATTCCACTTCTATGAGGGGTACTCCATGAAGGAGGTTGTATATCCCATCTATATAATGAAGGCTTTGGGTGTCGAGGCTTTAATAGTGACGAACGCTTGCGGAGGAATAAATAGAGGCTTCAAGCCTGGTACGCTGATGATAATAGAGGACTTCATAAATATGTTTAAGGATAATCCGCTTATTGGGAAAAACGACGAGCGCTTCGGGACGCGTTTTCCGGACATGTCCGAGCCCTATGATAGGGGGCTGATTACCCTGGCGGAGGGAATGGCCGAAAAACTGGGGATTGAGTATGAAAAAGGCGTTTATGCCGGTGTGACAGGGCCATACTATGAAACGGCTGCCGAAATCCGCATGCTTGACGCCATGGGTGCCGACGCTGTTGGAATGTCTACGGTTCCGGAAACAATAATGGCAAACTACCTTGGAATGAAGGTGCTGGGGATATCCTGCGTGACAAACATGGCAACAGGGATACGGAAGGAAAAGCACTCCCATGAAGGTGTCGTGGAGACAGCGAATGCCGCGTCGGAGCGATTGAGCGCGTGGGTCGATGCAGTAATACCGGAAATGCTATAG
- a CDS encoding GntR family transcriptional regulator produces the protein MNIIIANSSKDPIYLQISTQLKEEILKGELTQGDALPSIRSLAKDLRISVITTKRAYEELERDGFIDTVPGKGSFVAGQNQELLFEQRLREIEGKLSVLLDEARIIGLSSKDLSEMMSIIEED, from the coding sequence ATGAACATAATAATTGCAAATTCGAGCAAAGACCCGATCTACCTTCAAATATCTACCCAGTTGAAGGAGGAGATTCTTAAAGGGGAATTGACCCAGGGAGACGCGCTTCCATCGATTCGAAGCCTTGCAAAGGATCTAAGAATAAGCGTGATAACGACAAAACGCGCCTATGAGGAATTGGAAAGGGATGGATTCATAGATACCGTTCCGGGAAAGGGCTCCTTTGTCGCTGGCCAGAACCAGGAATTGCTTTTCGAGCAGCGTTTAAGGGAAATAGAAGGCAAGCTTTCGGTTCTATTGGATGAGGCTCGAATCATCGGCCTCTCTTCAAAAGATTTATCAGAAATGATGTCAATAATCGAGGAGGATTAA
- a CDS encoding ABC transporter ATP-binding protein, with the protein MENILEVKNLTKTYDSFKLDNLSFSLKKGYIMGFIGPNGAGKSTTIKLIMNLVKKDSGTIELFGKDYQKYEKSVKERIGFIYDQNHYYDDLTIARMKRIIAPYYPAWNETIFNGYIKRFNLNPNKKIKELSRGMKTKFSLAIALSHGAELIIMDEPTSGLDPIFRSEILDILSEIIEEGNCSVLFSSHITQDLERAADYITFINEGKLIFSKEKDAILEDYALIKGPNDLLKDPHAFKGLVGYRRGKYGFSALFEKTHALDDLDREKIVIERPNIDDIMLYTVRGNSND; encoded by the coding sequence ATGGAAAACATCCTAGAGGTAAAAAACCTGACCAAGACATATGACAGCTTCAAACTTGACAATCTGTCCTTTTCTTTAAAGAAGGGATATATCATGGGCTTCATAGGTCCCAACGGCGCCGGAAAAAGCACAACCATAAAACTCATAATGAATCTTGTAAAAAAAGACTCGGGAACCATAGAACTTTTCGGCAAAGATTATCAAAAATACGAAAAATCAGTAAAGGAACGCATCGGTTTCATTTATGACCAGAATCACTATTATGATGATTTAACCATAGCAAGAATGAAACGCATCATAGCTCCATATTATCCGGCATGGAATGAAACTATATTCAATGGCTATATTAAACGTTTCAACTTGAATCCGAACAAAAAAATCAAGGAATTGTCCCGGGGAATGAAAACGAAGTTCTCGCTTGCCATCGCCCTCTCCCACGGTGCCGAACTCATCATCATGGACGAGCCTACATCGGGTCTGGATCCTATCTTTCGAAGCGAAATTCTCGACATACTTTCAGAAATCATAGAAGAAGGAAATTGCTCGGTTTTATTTTCTTCCCATATAACGCAGGACCTCGAACGCGCCGCAGACTACATAACATTCATAAATGAAGGCAAACTGATTTTCAGCAAAGAAAAGGATGCTATTTTAGAAGACTATGCATTAATCAAGGGTCCGAACGATTTGCTTAAAGATCCACATGCCTTCAAAGGCCTTGTAGGTTACAGGCGCGGCAAGTACGGCTTCTCGGCACTTTTCGAAAAAACACATGCTTTGGATGATTTAGACCGCGAAAAAATAGTTATTGAAAGACCCAACATAGACGACATAATGCTTTACACTGTAAGGGGGAATTCAAATGATTAA
- a CDS encoding ABC-2 transporter permease, whose product MINLLIKDFMLLRKNLWILIVYSFMIFFIFSKTDTTPQMIYVMGITMISYILLMYSSAYDDLNKSDMMLNSLPLKRRDIVAERYLSLFVFIASTAIIMSLSGLIMISIGIVNNLRLVRLDDVAIATCSVCFIVFLYLPVYFKLGSIKAKLFNFAIIFLVFMIPTFLSKVFLNGNTPTFLENLKYVTEIQAILFMGITVTLLGIASFMLSNRFYNKREF is encoded by the coding sequence ATGATTAACCTTTTGATAAAAGATTTCATGCTGCTCCGAAAGAACCTCTGGATTTTGATCGTCTACAGCTTCATGATTTTCTTCATATTTTCAAAAACAGATACTACGCCTCAGATGATTTATGTTATGGGCATAACAATGATTTCATATATTCTACTTATGTACAGCTCGGCCTATGACGACTTGAACAAGAGCGACATGATGCTCAACAGCCTTCCCCTTAAGAGACGGGACATTGTAGCAGAAAGATATCTTTCCCTTTTTGTCTTCATTGCCTCAACTGCAATTATCATGTCATTAAGCGGCTTAATCATGATAAGCATAGGAATTGTCAACAATTTGCGGTTAGTCCGTCTTGATGACGTTGCAATTGCAACCTGCTCAGTATGTTTTATCGTTTTCCTTTATCTTCCTGTCTATTTCAAGCTAGGCTCCATTAAAGCAAAACTATTCAATTTCGCCATCATCTTTTTGGTATTCATGATTCCCACATTCCTGAGCAAAGTATTCTTGAACGGGAACACTCCAACTTTTCTTGAAAATCTAAAATATGTCACCGAGATACAAGCCATACTATTTATGGGAATCACAGTCACACTTT